Genomic segment of Ignavibacteriales bacterium:
GCATCTTCCATATTAAAATTTCCGTTTGAACCACCGCAAACAATTTCTACATCTTTATTAAGTTTTAACAGCTGATCAGCTATTGCCGGTAGATTATTGAAACAACAGATATAAAGATTTTCCGAAAACTTTGCTTTTACAATTGCTTTAGTGCCATTAGTTGTATAAAGGATAATTGATTTACCTGATACGATTTCAGGTTTATATTCTAACGGGGAATTACCAAGATTGAATCCCTCAACTTTTTTTGTGTTGCGCTCACCGCCAAGAATTGTCTGCCCGCCAAATGCATTACCGGAAACCTTCATAGCAAAATCAACGGTACCAACCGGAATAACTTCGCGTGCACCGTTTTTTAACGCTGTAACTATTACTGTTGAAGCACGCAGAACATCAATTACAACGGAAGTCTTTCCCGTAAAATAGAGTTCATCAAATTGTTGATGTGTATAATGAATGTTTATTTTCATATTAGTTTTTCACAAAAGGTAGTTTAGTAATAATAGCAGGTACTTCCTTGCCCCGAATTAAAAAATTTATTTTTCCGCCTTCTTTAGCATGCTGAATTTCAACATAACCTAACGCAATTGCTTTTTCTAGTATTGGACTTACTGTTCCACTTGTTATATGCCCAACAACTTTACCGTCTACTGATAAATCATAACCATGTCTTGGAAACGCTTTCTCATTGGAAACAATTGGTACTAATTTTCTTTTCAATCCTTCTTCCTTAACTTTCACCAAAATATCTTTAGAAATAAATTCTTGCTTTTTCAATTTTGTTATCCAGCCAAGTCCGGCTTCCAAAGTATTTGTTGTTTGATCAATATCGTTTCCGTAAAGGCAAAAACCCATTTCCAAACGAAGAGAATCGCGGGCACCTAAACCAACGGGTTGAATATCATATTCTTTACCGTTTTCGAATAAAGCATTCCAAACTTTTTCTGCATCGGTTTCGTTACCTTTGAAATATAATTCATAACCAAGTTCGCCAGTGTATCCTGTGCGGGAAATGATCATATCAATTCCGGCAACTTTGGCAAAGAAGAAATGATAGTATTCTAAATCCAAAGGTTTATCACAAATTTTTTGAATTACGTTTTTTGAGTTTGGTCCTTGAACTGCCAGAAGAGAATATTCGTCGCTCTCATCATTAATTTGAACACCGAACTTATTATTTTCTTGCATCCAATTAAAATCTTTATCCTTGTTAGAAGCGTTAACTACAAGCATAAATTCTTTTTCATTGATTCTATAAACAAGAAGGTCGTCAACAATTCCGCCGTCAGGATAACACATTGCGGAGTATTGTACTCTTCCGTTTGTAAGAAGAGATGCATCGTTCACAGTAATATGTTGAACAAAATTCAATGCTCTGTCTCCCTTAATAAATATTTCACCCATATGGGAAACATCAAACACTCCAACAGAAGTACGAACAGCTTTGTGTTCCGCAATAATAGATGAATACTGTACGGGCATACTATAACCGGCGAAATCTACAATTTTAGCACCAAGTTTTTCGTGAATCGAATAAAATTTTGTTTTCTTCATAACAACTATTGATTTAATTTTTTCCAATCGCTCAAGAATTTTTCCAGACCCAGATCAGTAAGCGGATGTTTAAATAATTTATTAATTACATCAAACGGCATTGTTGCAACATGTGCACCCATCATTGCTGCATCAACCAAATGAAGAGGATGGCGGATACTTGCAACAAGAACTTGAGTCTTATAATTATAGTTATTGTATATCTGGACAATCTGCTTAATCAATCCCATTCCATCTTGGCTAATATCATCTAATCTTCCAACAAACGGGGAGATATAAGTTGCGCCTGCTTTTGCAGCTAGCAATGCTTGTGAAGGCGAGAAGCACAAAGTAACATTTGTATTGATTCCTTCCCCGCTTAAAGATTTAACTGCTTTGATTCCTTCTTTGATCAGCGGAACTTTAACAACAATATTTTTATGGATCTTTGCCAGCTCATGCGCTTCTTTCATTATTCCATCGTAATCTGTGGAAACAACTTCCGCGCTGATTGGTCCGTCTACTATCTTTATGATTTCAGCAAGAAGTTCACGAAAGTTTTTTCCTTCCTTTGCAACTAGAGACGGGTTCGTTGTTACACCATCCAGCAAACCATAAGAAGCGGCTTCTTTAATCTCGTTAATATTTGCGGTATCAATAAAGAATTTCATAATATTCTCTTACTATATTAATAAATAATTTGTTGTTTGAAAATTAATAAAAATTGATCTTAATTATACGGGTTAAGATTTTCTCTTAATTAAAGTCGTTAGTTATATCTTTGCCCGTTTTAGTTGTTAAGAAATAATAATTCTGAGGATTTATTTTTTCTTCTTCTTGAAGTTTTATTTTTACAAAATATTTTAATTGGAATTTCGTCAGTCGAGAAATAAATCCTTCTTTAAGTTTTAATCCAAGTGAAGGATGAACTTTTAAGGTTAATGATTTGGATTTCCCTTCAACATGATAACGTTTTAACCAATGCTCAATTTCATGAATCAAGTTTGACTTTTTAGTAAGCAATCCTGTACCTGCACAATACGGACAAGCATCATTCATAGACTGCATAATGTTTTCGCGGATTCGTTCGCGTGTAATTTGCATCAACCCAAAATCCGTCATCGGAAGCAATGCAATCTTTGCGCGGTCTTTCTTGAATTCTTTTTTAAGTTCATCATAAATCTTTTTACGATTCTTTTCATCTTCAAGATCAATGAAATCTACAACTATCAATCCTCCGATATCACGTAGACGGAGCTGGCGGACAATTTCCCGCGATGCTTCCAAATCCGTTTTGAGAGAATTAAGTTCTTGTTCTTTTTTTGCTGCATAACGACCGCTATTAACATCTATAACAACCATTGCTTCAGTATGTTCAATTACAATGTGTCCTCCGCTTGGCAGAGAAACCTTTCGTCCCATCAAACCTTTAATCTGTTCATCAATTTTAAATGCTTCAAAAATCGGTTCATCTTGTTTAAATAATTCTATCCTATCAAGAAGTGCCGGTTGAATGAACTGAACATAATTGCGTATTTCTTTGTAAAGTTTTTTAGAATCAACGAAAATTTTTGAAACATCAGGAGTAAATAGATCCCGTATAACGCTGATTGTAGTACTAAGATCTTTATATAAAAGCGCAGGCGGTTCTTGTTTCTTTGCATCTTCCTGCATGTCTTCCCAAATTTTTACAAGATATTTCAAGTCGCCGGAAAGCGCTTCTTCTGTTTGATCTCTAGCTGCAGTCCTAATTATCAATCCGCAATTGGAAGGAATTATTCCCCGTGCAATTCTTCGTAATCTTTTTCGCTCTCTAAAATCGTAGATCTTCTTTGAAACTCCAACCTTATTATCTAAAGGGAGTAAAACACAAAATCTTCCTGGAATAGAAATAGATGAAGTACATCTAACGCCTTTATCTTTAACAGGCTCTTTAATAATCTGAATTAATATTGATTCCCCTTTATGCAGTTTAGGAATTTGTCTCTGCTCTCGATGTTCGTGTCTATCTTTATCTCTTACCGGTTTTTGTTCCTGCGGTTGAGTTTGTGCAGTAGTTTGATCTTGAGCTTGAGGTTCCGCTTCTTCTTCGTCCGTTCCGTCATCTGCTTCTTCATCTTCATCAAGCATATTTTTTAATGCATCGGTACGGTCGCCAATATCAGAAAAGTGAAGAAAAGCATCATGCTTTAATCCGATATCTATGAATACTGCGCGGATGCCGGGTAATACTCTGGCAACTTTTCCTAAAAATACATCTCCCACCATTCTTCTTTTTTCCGGATGATCTACGAAGAAATCAACCAGATTGCTGTCTTCAGTTATCGCAACATGGTTCTGCGATGTTGAAGAACTAATAATTATTTCTTTATTCATTTTAAAACCTTTTTAGTTCCTATCCAAGTGCGCTGATATTTTGATCAGCAAGCCAGAACAGAACTTTCTTTTGAAATTTTTTGTGGATCTCTTCCTTAATATGAATTTCTTTTGAACCTTTCATTATTTTTTCCGCATGATCCGTAATGAGTCCGCGAAGTGTATCCAATTTTTTTACAGAAAAAACTTTTTCAAGTAGAGAATTAATTCCAGTATAATTTTTGAAATACCAGATAGAATGTTTTTTAGCTTTATCTAAAGCCAGCAGTTCACCGAATTCTTCTTCCAAATATTTTATATGTTTTAATAAAGTATCTCTAATAACAAAAGCATCAGGTTCTCCGGGATCAATTCCTTTTTCCATCAAAACATTAAAACGTGAAAATATAAACGGATTACCTAGCGCACCGCGTGCTATCATTGCAGAATCACATCCGGTTGAATCAATCATTTCTTGAATATCATGAGGCGTAAACATAGATCCGTTTCCAACTACAGGAATATTTACGGCTTCTTTAACTTTTTTAAGCCAGCTCCAGTCAGCGCTCATATTATATTTATCCGCACGCGTTCTTGCGTGGACAAAAATTAAAGCTCCGCCGTTATCTTCAACTACTTTTGCATTTTCCAAAATATTTACTGTTGATTTATCTTTTCCTAATCTAAGTTTAACTGATATAGGAACCCCATTTGATCCGTCTACCATTTTGCGAACTAAGTTAGAAAGTGTTTTAGGATCATCTAATAATGCTGCGCCCATCTTTTTAGAACAAACTTTATCAACGGGACAACCGCAATTTAGATCAATTAAATCGGGTTTCATTTTAGAAATTTCTTTTACTGCTTCAAACAAAGTTTCCGGATGATTTCCTAAAATTTGAACACCGATTGGTTTTTCAGAACGGCTAAATGAGAAATGGCGAAGAGTTTCAAAATTATTATTTACGACACCATCCGCACTTACCATCTGCGTAAAAGTTATACCCGCCTGCTGCTCTTTACATATTTTTCGAAAAGAAGAGTCGGTGACTTCAGCCATTGGGGCTAAAAATAGTTTTTTACCTATATCGAGATTTCCGACTTTCATTTAATAACTCTTACCAAAATTTCCAAAAAACAATTTGCTGAATTATAATGAATCCCAATTAAATTGGGATTCATTTTTATTTAACTATTCTTTTTCCTCTGAATCCTGACTTACGGATTCATTCAATAATGCTTTCCTAGAAAGAGAGAATTTTCCACCTTCAATTGCAAGCAATTTAACTTTTATCATTTCTCCTTCTTTCAAAACATCCGTTACTTTATTAACACGTTTGTTATCTATCTGCGAAATATGGAGAAGTCCTTGGGTCCCGGGTATAATTTCAACAAAGGCGCCAAAGTCAGTAATCTTCATAATTTTACCGGTATAATTTTTTCCAACTTCAGGTTCTGAAACAAGTAGTTTAATATATTCTTTTGCAGCTTTGGCAAGTGTTGCATCTTGTCCTGCTATGCTTACTGTTCCATCGTCTTCAATATTAATATCTACACAAAAATCTTTTTGCATCTTCTGAATAACTTTTCCACCAGGTCCGATAACCGCACCAATTTTTTCTGTTGGAACTTTAGTTGTAAAAATTCTTGGTGCATAATTGGAAATATTTGGTCTTGCTTCGGCTATTGCTTCATTCATGATCTTAAGAATATGCAATCTTCCTTCTTTTGCTTGAGCCAGAGCTTTTTCCATGATCTCGTATGAGATACCTTGAATTTTAATATCCATCTGCAAGCCGGTAATTCCATTTTCAGAACCTGAAACCTTAAAATCCATATCACCAAGATGATCTTCGTTTCCAAGTATATCGGTAAGAATTGCAAATTTTTCCTTTTCTTTAACAAGTCCCATTGCAATTCCCGCAATAGCACATTTAACCGGAACCCCGCCTTCCATCAATGCAAGTGAACCTGCACAAACAGTCGCCATAGATGATGATCCGTTCGATTCAAGAATATCCGAGTTCAAGCGAATGATGTAAGGAAATTTTTCCTCTGATGGAATAATATTTTTTAGTGAGCGTTCTGCCAGATTACCGTGTCCGACTTCTCTTCTTCCAACGCCGGAGAATCTTCCGGTTTCACCAACGCTGAATGGCGGAAAGTTGTAATGAAGTAGAAATCGTTTTTTATATTCCGGTTGAAGTCCGTCAATAATTTGTTCATCGCCTTTAGCGCCCAAAGTTAAAGTAGTTAAGCTTTGAGTTTCTCCGCGTGTGAAAAGAGCTGTTGCATGCGGGCGCGGCAGAATTCCAAGTTCGATTGTAATTGGTCTTATCTGAGTTGTATTTCTTCCGTCAAGACGTAACCCTTCATCAAGAATTCTTTTACGCATCAAATCTTTTTCCATATCATGAAGAATTTCTTTGATTGCAACTTCTTGTTCAGGATATTTTTCAGCGAGTGCTGCTAGAACTTCATCTGTTAAAGCATGGTTCTGTGCCGATCTTTCTTCTTTTGCCAAAACTGATGAGACAATCGTTTTGAATTTATCATGTGCAAGTGCTGTGATATCGTTCAGTAAATTTTGATCAACAACTTTTTCAGCAACTACCATTTTGGGTTTACCGCAAAGTTGTCTTAGTTCTTTTTGAACTTCAATAATTTTTTTGATTTCAGTGTGAGCAAATTTAAGAGCATCGAGCATAACCTGTTCGCTCAATTCTTTTGCTTCGCCTTCAACCATCATGATCGAACTTTCAGTTCCGGCAATAACTAATTCAAGATCGCTCTCTTCAGTTTCTTTAAGAGTGGGATTGATTATTAATTCGCCGTTGATTCTTCCAACACGAACTTCGCCAATCGGTTCGAGAAATGGAATGTCTGAGATAGTAAGTGCTGCTGATGCGGCACATGCTGCAATTACATCCGAATCATTTTCACTGTCGTAAGAATAAACGAATGCGGCAACTTGAGTATCGTTTTTGTAATTATCAGAGAAGAGTGGACGAAGCGGTCGGTCAATTAATCGTGATGTAAGAACTTCTTTATCTGTAGGTTTGCCTTCGCGTTTAAAAAATCCACCGGGAACCTTTCCGGCAGCAAATGCTTTTTCTCTATACTCAACACTGAGCGGAAAGAAATCAATACCCGGTCGTAATTCTCCTGCTACAGCAGTAACTAAAACCATTGTATCGCCATAGCGAACCATAACAGCGCCGTTTGCCTGCTTGGCAAGTTTTCCTGTTTCAAAAATTAATTTTTGTTTTCCTATTTGTACTTCTTTGGTATAAACCATTTAGATACTCCGTTACTTTCTTATGTTCAATTCTTTAATTATGCTGCGGTATTTTTCTATGTTTTTACTAGCTAAATAATCAAGCAGCCTTCTTCTTTTTCCAACCATCTGCATCAATCCGCGTCGCGAAGCATGATCTTTTTTATGCGCTTCGAAATGACTGGTGAGACGATTTATTTCTGCTGTTAATAATGCTATTTGAACTTCGGCAGTTCCGCTATCTTTTTCTCCTTTACCGAATTTTTTGATGATCTCAAGTTTTTCTTCTTTTGACAAAGACATTGTGTTACTCCTTAAGTTGATTGTTCGATAAAACCCCAGAATTAATCCGCCTACGGTGGATAAACCGGGATCTATTAGTTAATTAATTTTCTATAAATTTTTGTGCTTCTTTTTTGTCAGCTTCAATTTGATGAATCAGGTCTTCCTTTGATTCAAATTTCTTTTCGTTACGAAGACGTTTCAAAAATTCTACCTTAAAATACTTTCCGTAAATATCTCTGTCGAAATTTAATATATGTACTTCGGAAACTACTTCATGTTTATTTTCGAATGTTGGTCTGTAACCTATATTCATAATTCCAAAATGAGTTTCATTTTCAAGCAAACATTTTACAATGTACACACCGTTCATCGGCAAAGCCTTATTTTCATCATCCGGTTGAATGTTTGCAGTTGGGAAACCGAGTAATCGTCCTCGCTGCATTCCTTTAACAATTATTCCGGCTAATGTATAATTTCTTCCAAGCAGTAATCCTGCTTTTTCAATATCACCTGCAAATAGTGCATTTCTAATTTTTGTACTGCTAATAATTTCTCCATCCAACATTTCCGGAGGAACGGTAGTTACATCAAGATTGTAAATCTTACCAACTTCCCGCAATTTCTTTTCATCTCCAAGCCTGTCCTTGCCAAACTTATGATCGTGACCAATTACCATTTGTGATGAACCGATCTTATCCACAATGTATTGTTTGATAAACTTATCAGATGTTAATTGAGAAAATTCTTTTGTAAAGTTTACCACCATCAAATTTTCAATACCGATTTTTTCAAGAACATCTTTCTTCTCATCAAGCGATGTTAATATTTTCAAATCAAAATCTTTTGAGATTACGGAACGAGGATGCGGTTCAAAAGTAATTACAAAGCTTGTTCCGTTGTTCTTATTAGAAAGTTCAAGAACTTTCTCAAATATTTTAATGTGTCCTTTATGTAAACCGTCAAACGAGCCGACGGTTATAACCGCTTTTTTTATTTTAACTATTTCAGAATTATCTGTATAAACTTTCATTATGCTATTTCTGGTTCGGCAATAAAATAATTTTTTGCGAATTCTTTAAATTCTTCGATTGATAATGCATCATCAACATCAAACTCGCCAATATGTGTACGCCGTAATTCTTTTAGATAAGCTCCGCATCCAAGTTGTTCGCCAAAATTACTTGCAAGTACTCTAATGTATGTTCCTTTAGAACAAGTAATTTCAAAGTAGATATCAGGAAGATCAATTTTCTCAATTTCAAATTTTGAAATAAAAACTTCACGTACTTCACGATCAACTTCAATTCCTTTTCTCGCTAAGCGATAGAGCGATTTGCCGTTCCTTTTAACAGCCGAGTACATTGGCGGCGTTTGAAATATCTTCCCGATGAATTTGTTACGCACCTTATCAATTTTATCTTCAGTTACATCATCAAAATTATTTTTCGTATCAAAATCTGTTTCCGTATCGAATGAGCGTGTCGTTCTTCCGAGAGTAATAATGCCTTTATACGTTTTCTCAAGATTTTGAATTTCAGAAATTCTTTTTGTCATTTTTCCCGTACAAACAATCATCAATCCAGTTGCCATCGGATCAAGCGTTCCTGCGTGTCCAACTTTTTTAACACCAATAGTTTCCCTTACCCTATAGACACAATCGAAAGCACTTTTTAACAATGCTTTATCAAAAAGAATAATTTCTCCGTCAACAAAGTTCGGATCAATTTCAGCTATCGTGTTTTTCGTTATCGCTTTCATGAATTTTCTTAAATAAATCTTCCATTTTTTCTACGTAGTCTAAAGTATCATCAATAAAAAAATGAAGTTCAGGAACAAATCTAACTTGAATCCTTCCTGCTAATTGCGATCTGATCATTCCTTTTATTTCATTTACTTTTTCCAGAACTAAAGCACGTTTTTCTTTATCATAAACTGATAAATAAACTTTTGTGTGTTTCAAATCCGGACTCATCTTCACGTTCGTAACAGTGATCATTCCGAAATTTGGATCCTGAACTTTGTGAAGAAAAATCAAACTCAATTCTTCTTTAATCAAACTTGAAACTTTATCTATTCTATGAGTCATTACTCTAATTTCTTTTTGGTTTCTATCATTTTATAAGCTTCAACAACATCGCCTACTTTAATATCATTAAAGTTTGCAATGCTGAGACCGCATTCATAACCTTTCTCAACTTCACGGACATCATCTTTAAATCTTCTTAATGAACTGATCTCGCCTTCGTAAACAGCAATTCCTTCTCTGAACAACCGTACTTTATTTCCTCTAGTAATTTTACCATCTTGAACAGAACATCCGGCAATTGTTCCCGCTTTCGGAACTTTGAAAATATCTCGGACTTCAAGAGTAGCAACAACTTCTTCGGAAACAACAGGAGAGAGTAATCCTTCTAGAGCAGATTTGACTTCGTTGATTGCATCATAAATAACATTGTAGAGACGAATGTCTACTTTTTCGGCTTCAGCAAGTTTTCTTGCATTTGTATTTGGGCGTACGTGGAATCCAACTATAATAGCACCGGATGCTGCCGCTAAAAGAACATCACCTTCTGAAATTGCACCAACACCTTTGTGAATAACACGAACCGAAACTTCTTGATTTGATAATTTCATTAACGAATCTGATAATGCCTCAATAGAACCATCCACATCGCCTTTAACGATTACCGGAAGTTCCTTAAATCCGCCATGACTAATTTGACTTGCAATTTCGTCAAGAGTAATATGATGTACTTGACGATGATCTTGTTCGCGTTTCAACTGCATTCGTTTCAAACTAATTTCGCGCGCTTCTCTTTCAGATTCTGCAACTGTAAAATTATCTCCTGCTTGAGGTGCTGATTCAAAACCAAGCACAAGTACAGGTGTTGATGGTCCGGCTTCAAAAACTTTTTTATTCCGTTCATCGAACATTGCTCGCACACGTCCGTGTACAACACCAGCAATGAACGGATCGCCTATCCTTACAATGCCTTTTTGAACAAGGACAGTGGCAGTAATGCCTTTTCCTTTATCGAGCTGAGATTCAATGATTGTACCGCGTCCCAACCGTGCCGGGTTTGCTTTTAATTCCAGCAATTCTGCTTCAAGAGCAATTTTTTCTAAAAGAAGGTCAACATTTTTTCCGGATTTGGCAGAGATTTCAACACACTGATATTTTCCGCCCCATTCCTCAACTAAAACATTTCTATCAGCAAGCTGTTGTTTGATCTTTTCTATGTTGGAATTCGGTTTATCTATTTTATTGATAGCAATTATTATTGGAACATTTGCCGCTTGAGCATGATTGATCGCTTCGACAGTTTGAGGCATCACTGCATCATCTGCGGCTACGACCAAAACTACAATATCTGTAACTCTTGCACCGCGTGCACGCATAGCAGTAAATGCTTCGTGACCAGGAGTATCGAGAAATGAAATTTGTTTGCCGTCTTCGGTGATTACTTTGTAAGCACCTATGTGCTGAGTTATTCCGCCGGCTTCACCAGCAACTACGTTGGCTCTGCGGATGTAATCCAGCAAAGATGTTTTACCGTGATCAACGTGGCCCATAATTGTAACAACAGGCGGACGGGGCTTGAGCGACTCAATAGTATCCGGAACATCTGCATCAATATCAGCTTGATATGCAGCTTGAAGTTCAATTTCAAATCCAAATTCATCAGCAACAAGTGTAATTGTTTCAACATCTAGCCGTTGATTAATAGAAACCATCAATCCAAGTGAAATACATTTTGAAATTACATCGCTTACTGAAACACTCATAAGATTTGCAAGTTCGTTAACAGCAATGTATTCCGTTACTGAAATTTTTGTTTTGTCTAATTCTTTCTGCTGTAGAATCTGATCTTGAATATCTTGTTTCTCTTTTCTCTTTCTTTTACGGATTGATGCTCTATCTCCAACTGCAGATTCATCCATACTTAGTAATGTTCGCTTAATTGCATCTTCAACTTCACGTTTATCAATTTCCAGACGTTTTATTTTTCTTTTCTTCTTAGCAACTGTAACTTCCTCGGGACCTTCACCGGGTCCGGCTGTTTTTTTCTTGGACTTTAGAACTTTCTTTTTCTTCTTACTTTTCTTGTCGGCATCTTTATCTCCCGCAGCAACTTCTGATGGTTTAACCTGAGGAGCTGTTGAAACTGTTTCCGGTTTTTCTCTCCGTTCCTTCAGATCCATCTTGCCAACAATAGTTAATCCTTTCCTTCTTCCTTCAATAGCAATTTCAGTTTCTGTTTTATAAGATTTTAATTCTTCAGAAACTTCTTCAATTTTTTCATCAGCCGGCTCAGCTTCAGTAACGGTTTCTGTAATTTCAGCGGCTTGAACAGTTGCTGCCGATTCTGCAACAGTATCTTTTCCTTTGAATAGATCACTTTCTTTTTCTCCGGTCTGTTTTTTTCCAGCAGCTTTCTTTGATGATTCTAAAGCGGCTTCCGCTTCATCGTGGTCACTTCTCTTTTTCTGAAAATCCGAAATTTTCTTATAATGCTTTTCAGCTTTCTCAATATCCTTTTTGAAAAATGACTTTATATCAGCCACCATTTCATCGGTCAACAGAGCCATATGAGATTTTACTTCGTAACCATTCTTTTGTAAAAACTCAACTAAAGTTTCAGTAGCAAGATTATGCTCAGTAGCAAATTTGTATAGTCGTAATTTTTTGTCTTTTACTGTTTCCGGCATTTTGTAATTACCTGTATTTGTGCAATTGGTTATTCTTCTTCTTCAAATTGATTTTCAAGAGTTTCAATTATCTGCTTGGCTTTTTCTTCATCAACGCCTTCAATTTCTTTTAACTTATCAATACCGGCTCCAAGAACTTCAAGCGCAGTATCTAATCTGTTATTAATCAAGAGATCAACTACTTCAGATCCTAACTCTTCTTTTAATTCAACAAGTTCTATATCTTCATCATATTCTTCAAATGGTTTTTCTTGTCTGATAACTTCGATCTCATAACCGCTGAGTTTAATTGCAAGCCGGATATTAACACCGTTACGACCAACAATTAATGATACTTGATCACTATCGGCAGTAACAACACACTTTTTAGCTTCTTCATCAACTTCGATTTGCTTTAGCTTAGCCGGTGCAAGACATCTTTGAATAAATACAATCGAGTCATCGGTATAATTTATAACATCAATATTCTCATTGTTCAATTCACGTACGATTGCATGAATTCGAACACCTTTCATACCAACGCAAGCTCCAACCGCATCTATACGGGCATCATTTGATTCAACAGCAATTTTTGCTCTTTCGCCAGGTTCACGTGCAATTCCTTTTATCTCTATTACTCCGTCATAGATTTCGGGGATTTCAATTTCAAATAATCTTCTTAAGAAAAGATTATCTCCGCGTGATATTACAATAAGCGGTCCGTTCGGAGTTTTTCTAACATCCTTAATGACTGCGCGGATTGTATCACCTTTTCTGTATTTCTCTCTTGGTATTTGTTCGTTACGCGGAAGAATAAGTTCATTCTTATTGTGATTGATAAGTACATCATTTCTTCTAACTTGATAAATATCTCCAACAACGATCTCGCCGAGCATTTCGCTGTATTCATTATAAACTAATTCTTTTTCGATCTCGCGGATCTTTTGGTTTAAACTTTGGCGTGCTAGATTAATCAATCTTCTTCCAAATTCTTTTAGCTCGATCTTTTCAACAAAGTCTTCCCCGACTTCAAGATTGTCCGCATTCCCTTTTTCGTTAACTTCAACAATGCTGATTTCGGTACCGGGATCATTAACTGTTTCAACAATTGTTCTTTCAAGAAATATTTCTATATCGCCCTTATCCATATTAACGACCACATCATACTTAGCTTCAAGTCCATATTTTTTCTTAACCATAATTCCAAAAATTTCTTCAATGATTCCTGCAAGAACATCTTTGTCAAGACTTTTCTCCCGGACCATCTGAGCAAAGGATTCTACTATCTCGGT
This window contains:
- the pnp gene encoding polyribonucleotide nucleotidyltransferase, with translation MVYTKEVQIGKQKLIFETGKLAKQANGAVMVRYGDTMVLVTAVAGELRPGIDFFPLSVEYREKAFAAGKVPGGFFKREGKPTDKEVLTSRLIDRPLRPLFSDNYKNDTQVAAFVYSYDSENDSDVIAACAASAALTISDIPFLEPIGEVRVGRINGELIINPTLKETEESDLELVIAGTESSIMMVEGEAKELSEQVMLDALKFAHTEIKKIIEVQKELRQLCGKPKMVVAEKVVDQNLLNDITALAHDKFKTIVSSVLAKEERSAQNHALTDEVLAALAEKYPEQEVAIKEILHDMEKDLMRKRILDEGLRLDGRNTTQIRPITIELGILPRPHATALFTRGETQSLTTLTLGAKGDEQIIDGLQPEYKKRFLLHYNFPPFSVGETGRFSGVGRREVGHGNLAERSLKNIIPSEEKFPYIIRLNSDILESNGSSSMATVCAGSLALMEGGVPVKCAIAGIAMGLVKEKEKFAILTDILGNEDHLGDMDFKVSGSENGITGLQMDIKIQGISYEIMEKALAQAKEGRLHILKIMNEAIAEARPNISNYAPRIFTTKVPTEKIGAVIGPGGKVIQKMQKDFCVDINIEDDGTVSIAGQDATLAKAAKEYIKLLVSEPEVGKNYTGKIMKITDFGAFVEIIPGTQGLLHISQIDNKRVNKVTDVLKEGEMIKVKLLAIEGGKFSLSRKALLNESVSQDSEEKE
- the rpsO gene encoding 30S ribosomal protein S15, which codes for MSLSKEEKLEIIKKFGKGEKDSGTAEVQIALLTAEINRLTSHFEAHKKDHASRRGLMQMVGKRRRLLDYLASKNIEKYRSIIKELNIRK
- a CDS encoding bifunctional riboflavin kinase/FAD synthetase; protein product: MKVYTDNSEIVKIKKAVITVGSFDGLHKGHIKIFEKVLELSNKNNGTSFVITFEPHPRSVISKDFDLKILTSLDEKKDVLEKIGIENLMVVNFTKEFSQLTSDKFIKQYIVDKIGSSQMVIGHDHKFGKDRLGDEKKLREVGKIYNLDVTTVPPEMLDGEIISSTKIRNALFAGDIEKAGLLLGRNYTLAGIIVKGMQRGRLLGFPTANIQPDDENKALPMNGVYIVKCLLENETHFGIMNIGYRPTFENKHEVVSEVHILNFDRDIYGKYFKVEFLKRLRNEKKFESKEDLIHQIEADKKEAQKFIEN
- the truB gene encoding tRNA pseudouridine(55) synthase TruB — its product is MKAITKNTIAEIDPNFVDGEIILFDKALLKSAFDCVYRVRETIGVKKVGHAGTLDPMATGLMIVCTGKMTKRISEIQNLEKTYKGIITLGRTTRSFDTETDFDTKNNFDDVTEDKIDKVRNKFIGKIFQTPPMYSAVKRNGKSLYRLARKGIEVDREVREVFISKFEIEKIDLPDIYFEITCSKGTYIRVLASNFGEQLGCGAYLKELRRTHIGEFDVDDALSIEEFKEFAKNYFIAEPEIA
- the rbfA gene encoding 30S ribosome-binding factor RbfA is translated as MTHRIDKVSSLIKEELSLIFLHKVQDPNFGMITVTNVKMSPDLKHTKVYLSVYDKEKRALVLEKVNEIKGMIRSQLAGRIQVRFVPELHFFIDDTLDYVEKMEDLFKKIHESDNEKHDS
- the infB gene encoding translation initiation factor IF-2, encoding MPETVKDKKLRLYKFATEHNLATETLVEFLQKNGYEVKSHMALLTDEMVADIKSFFKKDIEKAEKHYKKISDFQKKRSDHDEAEAALESSKKAAGKKQTGEKESDLFKGKDTVAESAATVQAAEITETVTEAEPADEKIEEVSEELKSYKTETEIAIEGRRKGLTIVGKMDLKERREKPETVSTAPQVKPSEVAAGDKDADKKSKKKKKVLKSKKKTAGPGEGPEEVTVAKKKRKIKRLEIDKREVEDAIKRTLLSMDESAVGDRASIRKRKRKEKQDIQDQILQQKELDKTKISVTEYIAVNELANLMSVSVSDVISKCISLGLMVSINQRLDVETITLVADEFGFEIELQAAYQADIDADVPDTIESLKPRPPVVTIMGHVDHGKTSLLDYIRRANVVAGEAGGITQHIGAYKVITEDGKQISFLDTPGHEAFTAMRARGARVTDIVVLVVAADDAVMPQTVEAINHAQAANVPIIIAINKIDKPNSNIEKIKQQLADRNVLVEEWGGKYQCVEISAKSGKNVDLLLEKIALEAELLELKANPARLGRGTIIESQLDKGKGITATVLVQKGIVRIGDPFIAGVVHGRVRAMFDERNKKVFEAGPSTPVLVLGFESAPQAGDNFTVAESEREAREISLKRMQLKREQDHRQVHHITLDEIASQISHGGFKELPVIVKGDVDGSIEALSDSLMKLSNQEVSVRVIHKGVGAISEGDVLLAAASGAIIVGFHVRPNTNARKLAEAEKVDIRLYNVIYDAINEVKSALEGLLSPVVSEEVVATLEVRDIFKVPKAGTIAGCSVQDGKITRGNKVRLFREGIAVYEGEISSLRRFKDDVREVEKGYECGLSIANFNDIKVGDVVEAYKMIETKKKLE